From one Desulfobacterales bacterium genomic stretch:
- a CDS encoding L-threonylcarbamoyladenylate synthase, whose amino-acid sequence MNEKIKNLTPAFNVKDVNPRLIRPELIREAAAMIKDGRVVVFPTTGLYGLGADALNPEAVDKVFNIKLRPYQNPILVLIEKRCDLDRLVQKVPPAAVRLMDYFWPGAVTIVFGAKENLPANLTAGTGRIGVRMPGHPVAFELVKAVGGPITGTSANISGQPGCSDILQLAPSIAERVDLILDAGALAGGKGSTVIDVTEHEPRVLREGAVSERDVFVVLNQNQTQLY is encoded by the coding sequence TTGAACGAAAAGATAAAAAACTTAACACCTGCATTTAATGTGAAAGATGTCAATCCCAGGCTGATCCGGCCGGAACTGATCCGGGAGGCAGCCGCCATGATCAAAGATGGCAGGGTCGTTGTGTTCCCGACCACCGGGCTGTACGGCCTGGGGGCAGATGCGTTAAATCCGGAAGCGGTCGATAAGGTCTTTAACATCAAGCTTCGACCGTATCAGAATCCGATACTGGTGCTGATCGAGAAACGATGCGATCTTGACCGGCTGGTTCAGAAGGTGCCGCCAGCTGCCGTCCGGTTGATGGATTATTTCTGGCCCGGCGCGGTTACCATCGTATTCGGGGCTAAAGAAAATCTGCCGGCGAATCTGACCGCCGGAACCGGCAGAATCGGGGTGCGCATGCCCGGACATCCGGTGGCCTTTGAGCTGGTAAAAGCAGTCGGAGGCCCCATCACCGGAACCAGCGCGAATATTTCCGGCCAGCCGGGCTGTTCAGATATTTTGCAGCTGGCCCCGTCTATCGCTGAACGGGTGGACCTGATTCTGGATGCCGGAGCGCTTGCCGGCGGGAAAGGATCTACCGTGATCGATGTCACCGAACACGAGCCCCGGGTTCTGAGAGAAGGTGCCGTATCGGAAAGAGATGTTTTTGTTGTTTTAAACCAAAATCAAACTCAATTATATTGA